A section of the Fusarium falciforme chromosome 8, complete sequence genome encodes:
- a CDS encoding AAA domain-containing protein, with protein sequence MQGTKATRLEDQLTAIQDVFDDEKFTTKALQSEIGHNDDFAPSEDSVRQEDEDSHHSQAPVNKESTRSKQTSTSFGTKTGENDTEFSGGSSTRDYSSSHSSSDRDEVKDDEYEHGGKAEIKHLYETREKNVAGETIYSTKVPIASGIQQKLDRALCGRDEARDFAILHYHNATLQTDFIVVQSPELKNCLADILSGCVDIDAAAPTVELRPPFMGLVQRWDRLLFAEKTIDNEKSKGLLHLLRETLETELHSSFQAFNEVRKTGYTTFTNILMAFVPGEIVLRSKDGVLSAGILQHASIEKEFMGGLVCILRVQVLDWNGKTLGYREKTWKIESFQGFRKATDLDAFPLAAHPDQEKLKKLLTDRGRAFEGLCGQHTKNYNGLVHLESGWERKTIFISERIIVDASAFYRFQHHSVPDLTELESEEGKQGTHPPDSPSDSHTRSQQQTALTEKQCMLAVPRVKGFALSMKKWFEFAVSDITPITWNEKLLGNLVIPDEEKQLLLALVAHTAKEEDGGFDDFIEGKGKGLILLLAGPPGVGKTLTAESVAEELKRPLYRVGAGDLGLSADDVESSLKEAFRRCSHWNAVLLIDEADVFLEKRSSDRLAQNELVSVFLTLLEYYQGVLILTTNRTEKIDPAFESRIDIILTYDHLSQDARKQIWSNFISRLPPGSVGLDDADLDNLSRWDINGRQIKSAIKTARIMAANEGAPLGVRHLDIVLNIRRRGSKVLGTQG encoded by the exons ATGCAGGGCACCAAAGCGACCAGGCTTGAGGACCAGCTCACTGCCATTCAAGACGTGTTTGATGACGAAAAATTCACCACCAAGGCGCTTCAGTCAGAAATAGGCCACAATGACGACTTTGCGCCAAGTGAAGACAGTGTTCGacaagaggatgaggattcCCATCATTCCCAGGCCCCTGTCAATAAAGAATCGACTCGGTCGAAGCAAACATCTACGTCTTTCGGAACTAAGACTGGGGAAAACGACACAGAGTTTAGCGGCGGTTCCTCCACGAGGGACTATTCATCAAGCCATTCTAGCTCTGACAGAGACGAGGTGAAGGATGACGAATACGAGCACGGCGGGAAAGCTGAAATAAAGCACCTTTATGAGACGAGGGAGAAAAACGTTGCTGGAGAAACGATCTACTCGACCAAAGTTCCAATTGCCAGTGGTATTCAGCAGAAGCTTGACAGGGCCCTCTGTGGAAGGGACGAGGCCAGGGACTTTGCTATCCTCCACTATCACAATGCCACTCTCCAGACAGACTTTATCGTTGTTCAGAGCCCTGAGCTGAAGAACTGTCTCGCAGATATACTGTCTGGCTGCGTCGATATTGATGCTGCAGCCCCGACCGTTGAGCTTCGGCCTCCTTTCATGGGCTTGGTGCAACGTTGGGATCGCTTACTCTTTGCAGAAAAGACCATAGACAACGAAAAGTCAAAGgggcttcttcatcttctacGGGAAACCCTAGAGACAGAGCTGCATAGTTCTTTTCAAGCCTTCAATGAGGTCCGCAAGACTGGCTACACCACCTTTACCAACATTCTAATGGCATTCGTGCCTGGCGAGATCGTACTGAGATCCAAGGATGGCGTGCTTTCGGCCGGCATCCTCCAGCATGCGTCCATCGAGAAAGAGTTTATGGGAGGTCTCGTATGCATACTACGAGTCCAGGTGTTGGATTGGAATGGGAAGACCCTTGGGTACAGAGAAAAGACTTGGAAGATTGAGAGCTTCCAGGGATTCCGCAAGGCGACGGATCTCGACGCTTTCCCTCTCGCGGCTCATCCAGATCAAGAGAAACTGAAGAAGCTTTTGACTGACAGAGGAAGGGCCTTTGAAGGTTTATGCGGTCAGCATACCAAAAACTACAATGGATTGGTGCATTTAGAGTCTGGATGGGAACGAAAGACAATATTT ATATCGGAACGCATAATCGTCGACGCCAGTGCCTTTTACAGGTTCCAGCATCATTCAGTTCCGGACCTAACAGAGCTCGAAAGTGAGGAGGGGAAACAGGGGACACATCCCCCTGATTCCCCTAGTGACAGTCACACAAGGAGTCAACAGCAAACCGCCCTGACTGAAAAGCAGTGCATGTTGGCGGTACCACGCGTCAAGGGGTTCGCCCTCAGTATGAAGAAGTGGTTCGAATTTGCCGTTAGTGACATCACTCCTATCACCTGGAATGAGAAGCTGCTGGGCAATCTCGTCATCCCGGATGAAGAGAAACAACTGCTTCTTGCCCTAGTTGCACATACTGCgaaagaggaggatggaggTTTTGATGACTTTATAGAAGGAAAAG GAAAGGGGTTGATCTTACTTCTTGCCGGACCACCAGGAGTGGGCAAGACTTTGACCGCCGAATCAG TAGCCGAAGAGCTCAAGAGACCCTTATACAGGGTCGGGGCTGGCGACCTGGGCCTTTCAGCTGATGATGTCGAATCTTCTCTGAAAGAAGCTTTCCGTCGATGTTCGCACTGGAATGCAGTGCTACTCATTGATGAGGCTGATGTGTTTCTGGAGAAGCGATCTAGCGATAGGCTTGCTCAAAATGAGCTGGTATCAG TTTTCTTGACGTTGTTGGAATATTACCAAGGCGTTCTCATCCTTACCACCAACAGGACCGAGAAAATAGACCCAGCTTTCGAGTCTCGTATCGATATTATACTGACTTACGACCACCTGAGCCAAGACGCCCGAAAGCAGATTTGGTCCAACTTCATAAGTCGGCTACCTCCAGGCTctgttggtcttgatgaCGCAGACTTGGACAACCTCTCGCGGTGGGATATCAACGGGAGGCAGATAAAAAGCGCCATCAAGACTGCACGGATCATGGCAGCTAATGAAGGTGCACCCCTTGGCGTGCGCCATCTAGACATTGTGCTCAATATTCGAAGAAGAGGTTCCAAGGTTCTTGGTACGCAGGGCTAA
- a CDS encoding Aldolase-II domain-containing protein, translating into MSSTATITTTATPPSQSSLNVSTDKDGKVKRLQKIPQFPTKEATRRWQLEQMAGAFRVFARLGYADGSSGHISLRDPVQPNTFWINPYGVHFGLIKVSDLVHIDEEGNRIGGADKLVNKAGFIIHAAIHKRRPDINAACHLHSPYGRAWSTFGKPIEMINQDSCMFYKDLAVYANFGGVVFAKEEGARLADALGATKKNIILQNHGLLTSGGTIGEAAAFFIALERACQAQLLVEAAVAPDGSQLAKTLVSDEEAQYTKDGTGTPEVMYLQFEPEYQYTLKESGGDFLL; encoded by the exons ATGTCTTCGACTGCCACTATCACAACCACAGCCACTCCGCCAAGCCAGTCCAGCTTGAATGTCTCGACagacaaggatggcaaggTGAAGCGGCTGCAAAAGATTCCACAGTTTCCAACAAAGGAGGCAACAAGACGGTGGCAACTAGAGCAAATGGCCGGGGCTTTCCGCGTTTTTGCGAGACTCGGCTATGCAGATGGAAGCAGTGGTCACATTAGCTTGAGAG ACCCTGTTCAGCCAAACACCTTCTGGATAAACCCTTACGGCGTCCACTTTGGTCTCATCAAAGTGTCTGACCTTGTCCACATTGATGAAGAAGGCAACCGAATTGGCGGCGCAGACAAGCTCGTCAACAAGGCCGGCTTCATCATCCACGCTGCTATTCACAAGCGTCGTCCCGACATCAACGCCGCCTGCCATCTGCATAGCCCCTATGGCCGCGCATGGTCGACCTTTGGCAAGCCAATTGAGATGATCAACCAAGACAGCTGCATGTTCTACAAGGACCTTGCCGTGTACGCTAATTTCGGCGGTGTTGTGTTTGCCAAGGAAGAGGGCGCTCGTCTTGCTGATGCGCTCGGTGCTACGAAGAAAAATATCATTCTGCAGAACCACGGCCTGCTGACATCAGGAGGCACCATCGGTGAAGCTGCGGCGTTCTTTATCGCTTTGGAGAGGGCATGTCAGGCTCAGCTGCTCGTCGAAGCGGCTGTCGCTCCTGATGGATCTCAGCTCGCCAAGACCCTGGTGAGTGATGAAGAGGCGCAGTACACCAAGGACGGGACTGGGACTCCCGAGGTCATGTATCTGCAGTTTGAACCCGAGTATCAGTATACGCTGAAAGAGAGTGGAGGCGACTTCCTTCTATAG